Sequence from the Cucumis sativus cultivar 9930 chromosome 1, Cucumber_9930_V3, whole genome shotgun sequence genome:
ccttaagttttgaaaacatacgAACTCCTTTAGCAACATCAATGAAAGCTAATTTTTGAGGTGTGGTTACAATAACAGCAGCAGTTAATGGGACCACCTGAAAATGTTTCTCTATCAGATCACCAAGAGCAAACAATGGAGTCAACTAGGCTTCAGATGTAGAAAGGCTAtctacaataatttaaatatacacCAAAAAATAACAATGCAAAATAAAGCAACAAAAATACCCAAGGAAGAAATTACATTCTAAAGAAGAAGAGTAAGAAACCTAATACAtcaaagaaagggaaaccaCAATATCAATGAGCTCTTATATTCAGTTAAAGGAAATTTAACgtaaaattagaaagaaaccTGACAAAGAGTGAGTTGAATGTCACCGGTTCCAGGGGGCATGTCAATAACTAGGTAATCCAACTCACCCCTACATTATTTACAGCTGATTAGGATTAGAAAATGGTTGACTATCCTTACACTAATAATAGGCAACCACTATTGCTATTTAGGACGACAAggtaaaaaatcaaattcttgTATTCATATCATAATTATGGAAAATACCAGCAGGATACAAAAAACGTAAGCTCCTAAGGCCTCATAAGCAAAGAGAAATTTGGTAGCTACACCATTCTTCCTTTCTAGTTATGGAACAATGGAACACATCGATAATTACATTCTAAATAGGTAGGCTGTATTTTAAATGTGCCTACTAGATCAGTTTACAAAGTTTGATATTTAAGGTCGAATCAGATCATCCTCTTTTTCTGATGATGCAAGGACGaagaaactaattaaaacCTTTGGCTTCAATACAGTAAACTGGTATATGAAATGTAACAACTGgcttagtttaaaatataacacgTTGTTGTGGAAccatttagcaattaaattaaaactaaaccaAAAGAAGTTCAGACTTTAACACTTCATAAGTTTGTACATTTGAAAATGGTATCTTTAATTAGAACTTTCAAACATATACTTGTCCAGGCATGAGAGAAAATATGCAGAACATTTCGtttattttttaccttgaAACTACTCTtgaattgtttctttcttcattagTTTTGGAACCATTTGTTTAGGTTTGTTACATGcataataaatatgatttcATTACTAATGTATTCCTGATTTCTAATTTGTTTACCAAGGGCACAAACCATTCAGCAGTAGTCAGTAGCTGACTAATGACACCAGAAACCATTGGACCTCGCATTATGGCACGACCCTGTCCTGCAAATCCAAAAGATACCAACTTGACTCCCAAGTATTCAGTTGGAAGAATGCTTCTCGTCTCTGGATTCTGTAGAAATTTTATACATCCGTAATCTATCATCACTTTCtcagaaaattttgattgaaatgttgaaaaGTTACCATTTCTAGCAGTCTGTTTTCAGGAGAAACCATAGTGGGCAAACTTGGTCCATAAACATCAGCATCAAAAATACCAACTCTAGCACCCATATCAGCCAAAGTATACGCTAGATTTACAGCTACAGTTGATTTCCCTACACCACCCTGCATTAAACATTAGCCGTCTACTTtaacaagaaagaagaagagaacaCACAGAATTTTCTGATGCAAAAAAGAACACCAAGTCAGTAGCAAATTTTTTAAGGCAGATTTCCATAACGTTTATGATAGGCCCCAAATTACACAAGCGCTTCCATGTAAATGCGTCAGAAAGAGTGAGGGCGTATGAGAGAAGAGTTAACATGACTTCGGTTGACCATAGTATTTTGTTAGTTAGGACAGGAGGGCCACGGAGGTGGGGGTATATACCTGCGGATTGTCTGTTAGGGGGGAGTGTCATTTTTTGGCTGTGTTTTGTATGGACATTCTTTTTGAAGACTGGGAGAGGTGGGAAGCTCACAAATCTTCCCTTGTTTCcttgttattttgtttataaataaatttgtcgGGCAGAGCCTATCaatttacacaaatataacatgagagaatttaaagaaatcatgCAACAAACTCTTTTCCAGCAAAGAAGTCAATCTTGGAAGTTAATGATCTACACATTGGATAGACATTCATATCAAGTTGAGTtgaaaatggatgaaaatgagTAGCCTACCTTGCAACTAGAAACTGCCACAATGTTTGAGATTCTCTGCAAACCAGGTGGAAGTTCGCCAGCATAAATAGGCTTTGCCGGTTGTGCTGACATTGtcacttttacatttttaaccCAAGGAAGTGCTGCTACTTCCTCATTTGCCCTCTGTTCAAACTGTCATGCAATGTACGCAACCTTTAATTATGGAATTCGagcaataaacaaaaatacccAGTTCAAACTGTCACACAATGTATGTTAAAAGAACTATGGAAGAAACTTATCTGAagttaacaaaaacaaataccAACTAATGAAATTACTGTAGCACATTTACAGAGAAAAATCATGGAAAGAACCATGTTGGATGACAAAAATCAGTTCCATTTCTAAAAAACTTGtggttaaaaacaaaaagtctACCCTTCCAAACATATGTCAGTTCTTGTTCAAACAACATGATTGGATCATTTACCATGTCCTTGACTGGACATGCTGGTGTAGTGAGCTCTAACCGGAAAGAAACCTGTGATCCAACAAAATCATCTAgtttattaacaataataagacATAACAGAGAAAACTGTCAGTTCTACGCTCTCAATAAACCTCTCCTAAAGCCTCATCAATTTGGAGATCTTTCACGAAACCACATGAGACAATATCTGTTCCAAAATCTGGATCGATAATTTGTGACAAGGCTTTTAATACATCAGTCTCAGCCGTCTCAGTGGACATTACAGAAGCACCAGCTACAATTTACAGAAAACAGAAGATATAATTTGGTTATAATATGATTGatgaaacaaatatttcaCGACATGGTTAATATTGGATATAAAGATAACAAGAACAAATTGGTTTTAAAGCAATGCTCTGGTGCCATACACCTGTACCAACTTGATTGTGTGATGACTGATGTGACAAATTTTTTGCTTAGATAACATACAAATATGAGATCTTTTGGGATATAAGCATGGATATTGGTTGGTACACAGCTGATAAGCTGGACTTCATATAGTACGAAAGGTAGATTTCTTTTGCTAAGTCTATAGTCACATGTATTGTATGCTGGCGAATCTTACTTGTTCCTCAACAAATTTAGAGTATAGGCTTTCTTTGAATCTTTTGGGATACATTTTTGGTCGTCTAAAAATGCAAAGTGATGGGATGGTTTCCTTATTTTAGCTTAAATTTGCCATTAAAGATTGACAACTGGATGAATGAACcaatattatcttttatatacattcttttattatctatCTCTCCAAACTTGCATAATTTTGCCTGTACAAACATAACTCAATATGTAAGGCGCCAATTATCATCACAAATCTCAATGATTCAATTCCCCACCTTGTTTGAACTCAACTAAAAAAAGTCTTCCATGattcttttacctttta
This genomic interval carries:
- the LOC101217851 gene encoding fe-S cluster assembly factor HCF101, chloroplastic, with the protein product MLLHTPSSPRLSLKIIKAQSKPDNVLLLSAFKSLVYNQRFDRSISLLRGNTISSSFTRNAASTEAGASVMSTETAETDVLKALSQIIDPDFGTDIVSCGFVKDLQIDEALGEVSFRLELTTPACPVKDMFEQRANEEVAALPWVKNVKVTMSAQPAKPIYAGELPPGLQRISNIVAVSSCKGGVGKSTVAVNLAYTLADMGARVGIFDADVYGPSLPTMVSPENRLLEMNPETRSILPTEYLGVKLVSFGFAGQGRAIMRGPMVSGVISQLLTTAEWGELDYLVIDMPPGTGDIQLTLCQVVPLTAAVIVTTPQKLAFIDVAKGVRMFSKLKVPCVAVVENMCHFDADGKRYYPFGRGSGSQVVQQFGIPHLFDLPIRPTLSASGDSGIPEAVADPQGEVAKTFQDLGVCVVQQCAKIRQQVSTAVTYDRTIRAIRVKVPDSDEEFLLHPATVRRNDRSAQSVDEWTGEQKLQYADIPEDIQPEEIKPMGNYAVTITWPDGFNQIAPYDQLQMLERLVDVPELTPAQAV